TGCCCAAAATTCTCTTGAGCGTGTGCAAGCCACTCCACTCTCCAACCAAGAACCTCCCGGAGTTGCTCTAGATCTTCTCTTTAAGAACCCCTTACGACAAACCCCTAAAATCGCTCCCGATCAAGTCATCACTTTGCATGACATCGCCCCTTTTGTCCCAAAATCTGAACGCTTTAATACAAGCGTCTTACAATCTTTGGATATTTTTCATAAAAACAACACCCTTTTTATCGTGCCCAAAAGTCCGCTACTTTTTGGTGTCCAGGCTAAACTTTCACAAGATAAAACTTTTCTGCGCTTAGAGTTTACCCCTTTACTCACTCCTGAAAACAAGCAGGTTTCCAAAGCATCTCCTGCAAAGAAAGAAGATTTTCTTAAAAACCTTCTTCCATGGGATTATGTGTGGAAAGTGGGGGCTGTGATTGGAGTTTTGTTATTGATTCTTTTTTTAATCAGAAGAAAAAGTGCGCACCAATTCCTTTTCCCCAAAGTAGGTTTAGAGCCCAGCGTAACTTTTGTCAAACCCTTAGATGCCACCCATAAGCTTGTAACTATCGAAGTGCGCAACCAACTTTACTTGATCTTGCTCAATGCTAATCAAAGCGTGGTCTTAGATAAAATCGATCTGGACTTTTCGCTTAAAAAAGACTCCAATCGCCTTAAGGAAGATTTAGTGGAAGAAACAAAAGAACGCTTGCGCCATTCCAAACTCAAGGGCACGCGTGTCTAATCGTGCTTTAGCCTTGGATAGGGAGTTAATCAACCGGCGTTCCACGCGTAATTTTTATATTTCCCTACTTATTTCTTGTCTCTTACACCTTTTAATTTGGTTGTTGGTTGATTATGGGCACAAGCTTTTTCAAAAACCCAAACTTGTGAAGCTCAATCCGAGCAATCTCTTAGTGCTCAAAAGAGGGCGATCGCTAGACCCCACCAAACACACACAAGGCGCGCTCAAACCCTCAAGAGCAGCCCCCCTTACAAACCCCAACTCTAGTCCAGAAAGGCGCGTTGTGCGCAGGGAACGGCATAGATCAAGACCACATCACCATAGAGAGAGGCATCAGATTGAGCGGCCTCGCCCTGAACCTGTGGAAAGGCATGTGGAACGCCCACGCCCTGAACCCAAACCAATACCAACCCCACACCACCAAGAAGTCGCACAAGATGGTCATAAAGCCCTTAAAAAAGTCGAACAAGCTCCTCATAAACCAAACCCTCCTGCTCCAGCCCCCCAAGTTCCTAAACCCGAACCCAAACCCGCTCCCCACACTCCAGCACCTGTAGCCTCTAAACCAAAACATAGACCCCTCTCCACTGCCAAACCCGCCCAAGATGATTTTAACCCCAACAATCTTTCTTTCTTGCCCTCTGAGCAAACTCCGCCCCCAGTGCCACAACAAAATGCCCGCGCTACGCGTAGCTATGAACATGATAAAGGTTTAGATAGCCAAACGCGTAAAGATATTGATGATCTCTACGGGGAGGAATTTGGAGATTTAGGCACAGCGGAAAAAGATTTCATTAAAAGCAATTTGAGCGAAATTGGGCGCATTACCCAAAAATACCTTGAGTATCCCAGTGCGGCCGGGTATCTAGGACAAGATGGTATCGATGCGGTGGAGTTTTACCTCCACCCCAATGGCGACATCACCGGTTTAAAGATCATCATGCCCTCCGGGTATAAACTTTTGGATGACAACACCATTAAGACCATCACCATTGCCTATAAAGATTACCCGCGCCCCACCACCACCACCCTAATTCGTATCCGCGTGCGCTACTTTATCTACAGATGATCACGCTACACAACCCCCTAGACATGCATTTGCACCTTAGAGAGGGGGATTTGCTCAAACAGGTATTGCCCTTTAGTGCCAAATGCTTTAGCGGTGCTGTGGTGATGCCCAACCTCACAACTCCTATCACAAATACTACCTTAGCCCTAGAATATGCCCAAGAAATTCAAGGTCTAAGCCACAATTTTACCCCCTTTGTTGCCCTCTATTTACAAGAGAGTTTGAGCGAAAACGAATTAAAAAAAGCGCATGCGCATGGTTTATTTTTGCTAAAACTTTACCCCAAAAACGCCACCACAAATTCCTCTAGCGGTGTAGCAAATATCCTAAGCCCCTCGATGTTAAAAATTCTTAGCATCGCTGAGGAATTGGGTTTTATTCTCTGCGTGCACGCCGAGAGTGGCGGGTTTGTGCTAGAGCGCGAAGTGGAGTTTCATCCCATTTTGCACACCTTAGCCAAGCGTTTTCCCAGACTCACCATCATTTTAGAACACATGAGCGATGCGCGCAGTAGAGCACTTTTAGACACATATCCCAATCTTTATGCAACCTTAACTTTGCAACATATCAGCTACAGCCTTGATGATCTTGTAGGGGGCGCGCTCAATCCTCATCTCTTTTGCAAACCTCTTTTAAAAACTCCCCATGACCAAGCCACACTTTTAGACCTCGCTTTAAAGGCGCACCCTAAAGTGTGTTTTGGATCGGATAGCGCGCCCCATTCTATAGAGAATAAACATGCATGCGCTTGTGCGGCAGGGGTTTTTAGCGCCCCCATTTTGCTTGAAGCCCTCACAACCCTCTTTGATGCGCACCATGCCCTAGATAAACTCCAAGCTTTTATTAGCGATAACGCCTTGCGTATCTATAACTTACCCAAGCGTGTAACTTTGCCTCAAAAATCCATCACTCTTAGCAAAATTCCCACTTCCGCCCCACAAATCCCCGAACTCCTCGTGCCTCATTTTCCCCTCAAATGGCGCGTTGATGCGTAGTGCCTTTCTTGCCCTTTTTTTAATCTGTCTGTTTGCTTTGCCCGGTTTTGCCCACCCACTTGATCTTTTTAAAAAACAGCCCATCCCACCCCCCCCTGTGCAAAGCGTGCATTCTGCAAATTTGGGCGCGCTCCCCAGTGGGCATTTATTGGTGGTGTATTTTGGAGGAAGCGAAGAGGGTCTACCTGATGTGTGTATTTATGGCAATCTTTACGACCCAAAAACCAAAGTTTGGAGTCCAGCCTTTAAACTTCTTTCGCCCACGCAGTTGAGCACGCTTTCAAAATCTTATATCGAAACACTAGGAAACCCAGTTTTGGCTATCCTCGATCATAAAGTCTATCTTTTTGTGGTAGGGGTAAGTCTAGGAGGGTGGGCGACTTCTAGGATTTACACCCTGCAAGCCGATCTCCCTTCTCTTTTAACCCAAAAACCCCATCTGCATTTTATCTCCACCCTCTCTTTAAGCCCCCTGCTCAATATTAGCCATCTTGTGCGCAATGCTCCACTGCCTACAGAGGACGGGGGGTTTATTCTGCCCATCTATCACGAATTAGCCACAAAATTTCCCCTCTTGCTCAAATTTGACTCTAAGGCGCGTTTACAAAGAGTGATCAAGCCCAATCATCTAACCTCCCAACTCCAACCTACTCTAGTCCCCTACCAACAATGCGCACTGATGGCTTTTAGAAGCTCTAAAGACACTCATCTCTACACCCAAACTTGCAAAGACCTATTGCATTGGAATCCTCCCATTCCTAGCAATCTGCACAATTATGACGATGCGCTCGCCCTCTTCAACGCCAATCATGAGACTTACCTTGTTTATAATGCCCCACTCCCTAATGCCTCCTCTAGCCGTAGCTCTTTGCGTCTTGCACGCTTTGCTCCCACTTCTAAGAGATCAAGCTATTTTGATCCCCTTGCTATCTTGGATCAAAGTTTAGAGGGCGAGGTGAGTTATCCTAGCGTGCTTGTCCTGCAAGATACAATTCATCTTGTCTACACCAGGCACAGGCGCACAATCATGCACCTTACCCTCAATCAAGCCTTGCTCAAAGCGCTCTAGTGGATTTACTGCCCCCTTATTTGGTATTGACCTTTGTCTTTGGGGCTTGCGTGTGGGTGAAAGCGCGCCGATACGCCCTCTTTCAAGCCTTGCTAGTGGGTGGGCTCTTGCTTTGGAAAATCCCGTTTTTGCGCCTTTTGAATGGAAGCGATCTTAATTTAGCGATGTTGCTTATAGGGTTTTTTGGACCTTTGAGTCTGCTAACTCTATTGCTCACACTTTGGGCATGTTTGGCAAAACAACTTCACCTAGACCCCCTGCCCCCCTCAAGCGCGCGTTTTTTAGCCCTCTTTGGATTGCTTGTCTTTTTAAACACTTTGGGTATCTTGCCCCTAGATTTTATTTACACTTCCCCCTTAACTCTTGGCTTTTGGGCCCTGCTAGCCTTTTATGTCCATAAAATCCTAGGCACGCTCTTTGTCCTAATTCTAATCTTTAACTTTATACACCCTAGCGCTCTGCCCTATAATCTCTATATGGACGCTTATCTTTGGCTCGTTGCTCTGTGGTGTAGCCGCCCTAAGATTTGATAATAGTTTGGATTGCATGGGTGTTATTTTCTCTGTGCACATGGATAAGAATATTGATCGCGCTTTTGAAAAACCTCTCCACCACCTCGAAGGGCAGAGAGGAGCGCGCGCCCATCTCAAGGTTAAGCGCGATAGCCTCTAGCACATCCTCAACACTATTAGCATGCAAGGTTGTGAGCATTCCTCTATGCCCTGTGTTGCCAAAACGCAAAAATAAAAGCGTGTTGCGGGTGTCTATTTCTCCTACCATGAGGCGATCGGGGCGCATGCGCACCGCCATATTGAGCGCGTCCGTGTAGCTAAGATTCTCTTCATTCTTGCTCACTAGCAAACCCACTGCATTTTTAAAGCGATCCAAATGGAGCTCTTGACTATCCTCCACACTCACCACCCGCGTTTGCTCAGGGATACACGCCAAAAGCGCGTTAAGAAGACTTGTTTTACCACTAGCCGTCCCCCCGCTAATTAAAATATTCTGCCCGCTTTGCACCATTTCTTTTAAATCTTGGTGGGTGTATCCACAAGGCATTTTAAAAGCCTCTAAAGGAAAAATCTGCGCGCTGGGCACGCGGATATTCAAGGCGATTTGGTTGTTAGTTGTGATACTAAAATGACTTACACTCACACGACAACGCGTAGCGGGCAGGGAGGCGTGCAAGGTGGGGTGCGCGTCATCAAAATGCAGGCGGTAGTAAGTGGCAAGTTGCTCACAAAAACGCAGTAAAAACGCCTTGTCTAAGACCTCATCGTGCACACAAGCGCGCCTACCATCTAAATAATAAAGCCAAATTTCTTTTTCTTGATTGCTGAGTAATTCGCTAATCCCCCTCTCTAAATAGGGCTTAAAAACCTCTATTTGGGCTTGTAAAACCCTATGCGTGGCTAACATCGCTTTAAAGCTAGGGCTAAATCCTCTGGGGTGTCTATGCCGATGCTAGAGGTCTCTACTAAACTTGTCCCAATGGGCTTATGGTGGTAGAGTGCGCGTAATTGTTCTAGTTTTTCGATCTCCTCTAGGGGGCTTTTAGGCAGGGCGCAAAACTCTAGCAAGGTAGCGGCCTGAAAACCATAAATACCAATATGTCCATAAAGAGTCCGCCCTATTTGATCGCGATCACAAGGGATAATAGAGCGAGAAAAATAGAGCGCGTGTTTTTTCCCAAGCACCACCTTTACCACCGCATTAGAGCGCGCTTCTTCCTCAGAGATCACTTTAATACAGGTGTGTATAAATTCCGTGCTTTGCGCCTCATCAAGCAAGAGGGCGATGATTTCAGGTTCTAAAAAAGGCTCATCGGCTTGGAGATTAAGCACGGGAGTGTGTAGAGGTAGTTTAAGGATTTGGCAGGCTTGGGCACAACGATCTGTGCCACTGGGGTGGTTAGGGTCTGTGAGCACGGCTTTTAGACCAAAATCTGTGCATAAATTTACAAGCTCTTGTTCAGCGCACGCTACCACGACTTCATCGACAGCTTGGGCGTTGCGCGCCGTGCGCACCACCATAGGCAAACCCCCAGTATCTGCTAATAATTTTCTTGGAAAACGCGTAGAAGCCAATCTTGCTGGAATTAAAATCATATCAAGCCTTTAGGTTGTTGTAAAACTCGCGCTAATGAGAGCTTTAAAGCGTTCCCCGAGCGCGCTAGGGTCTAAAAGCGCGCGCGCTTTAAAGGCCTCTTTTTGGTAAGTAGAAAAAGGCATGTGCGCCCCAAAGAGTTCTAATAATTGGGGCAATCCCATGCGCACTAGGGCAAGACTCTGTGTGCCATAAAATAGAGTGTGTGCGCCCTGCTGGTTGATTAAGGATTCTAATCGCTGAAAATCCACATCGTAAGTGAGATCAATTTTTTGATAAAGCTCGTTGAGATTGCTTAAAATCTCCTCAAAATCAAAAACGCGGTGTTGAAAATACCCGCGCAAATCAATCGCATCACGAGCTCCATACTGCCCATAATCAAAGCTGACTAACACCCATGCCTTAGTTTTTTCTAGGGCATTTAGCAAAGCAGAGATACAGGCCTCCCAATGTGGCATGCAACCCTCTTGGGTGTAAGAAGCTTCATGCCAAAAGGGTTTAAAGTGGGCATCTACAAAGAGTTGTGCGCCCGGGCGCACCAGCTCGCATGGAAAACTATCCCAAAGTTCGTTATTGTAAATAAACACGCTCTGTGTGGGGGGGATGTTCAAATCTAGGGGGCTAGCCACACAGCGTAAGTTGCTTCCCATTTGTGCGAGCCGTTTTTGTTGCAGTGTCCTTAATTCCTCTAAAGGCTCTACACTCACAAACTCCACTTGTTCTAAAACACCTTGACTCAAAGCCCGCAAGAAAGAAAGCACATCGCCTAGCAATTCCCCCCCATGCGCGCCCATCTCTACCACGCTTAAAGGTAAAGTTAGCAACCCTTTTTCTAGCAAACCTAACAGATAAAAAGCTAGAGTGCCCCCAAAAAACTTACTCGCGCTCACAGAGGTGTAAAAATCTCCTTGAGTGCCAATGCGCGCTTTTTTGTAGTAACCTCCATCTCCATAAAGCCATGCATGCATCAAATCGCTAAAAGGGCGGGACATCAAGCCTCTTAGGGGGCAAAAATACGCTGGTAATCCACACGGAAGCCTCGTAATAAATCTTTAGCCTGATGGCTTTTGAGCCAATGATAGAAAACCTCCCCGCGCGTATTTTTGCAAGGTTGAGTCCAAAAATAACCCACATAGATTTTATAAAGCAAGGGTGGGAAGGGATGTTTAGAACGCTCTTTGAGGTATAAGCGTGCAGGAATGAGTAGAAGGTCCGTAGATTTATAGGGTTCTAAAGCGCGCATGGGTTTAAGATAGGGGGCTAGAGCAGGATTATACAAAGCGCGCGCGAGGGCTTGAGGACTAGAGGCATGGAGACGGGTTTTCCATGCACTCAGTCCTAGCACAAACCACAATTCTTTAAAAACCCGCCTGCCGGTGAGTTTGGCAGTTTGCAAGGCAGACTTAGAGAGCAAAAGCCCATCCAAATGACAAAGACGCTTAAAAGGGGGGGGTTGCCACTTGAGCGTGTCATGGGGTCTATCTTGAGCAAAGCCACTTTTTAATAAGTCTAAAAAACCCTCGTGATTGCCTAGATCGCTCCCAATTTGAAGAGTTTGTGCCCCCATAGACACAAGGGCGCACAAAAAGAGGGTAAAAAAGCGCATCAAAGGGCGCGCGCGATGGTGTTATGGAGTCTTTGGTTGAAGTCTTTAGCGTTCTTGAGTGCACCACTCTCCAGCAAGCACGCGCTCTCAAAGAGTAGATGCGCCACATCTGAGAGTATAGATTTATCCTCGATGTTTTTGAGTTTTTGCACAATGGTGTGGTTGATATTGAGCTCTAGGGTTTTGGGTTTTGGAGCGACCTCTTGACCCATTTGGCGCATTAAATTTTCCATCATCGCATTTTGCGCATCGCCCACCAAAGCGACCACAGAGTTTAAATCCTTAGAGAGGGCGACATCCTTGATCTCATCTTTAAGGGCTTCTTTAAAAGCCACCACAACAGGGTTAAACTCTTGTTTTTCCGCCTCGCTCACTTCCTCTAATTCTAACTCTTTAAGTGTCTCAGCGGCGCGCGCGTCTTTAAGAGGGGTTTTATCATATTCGTTCACACCCGGAATGACAAAAGAGTCGACCTCATCGCCCATTAAAAGCACTTCTAAGCCTTTTTGAGCGTATTTTTCCAAAAGAGGGGCGGCTTTGAGTAAATCTAAATTTTCTCCAATCATGTAATAGATACTCTTTTGTGTTTCGGGCATGCGCTCTTTATATTCTTTGAGAGAAGAAAAATCCTCGCCCTTAGAGGTAGCAAAACGCAAGAGGTCTAAGATTTTATCCTTATTCTCAAAATCGCTATGCAAGCCCTCTTTGAGCACTTTGCCAAATTGTTCATAGAATTTTTTGTAGGTTGGTGTGTCTTGAGCCAGAGTGGCGATTTCGCCTAAAATCTTTTTGGTGGACGCGCTCTTGATAGTGGCTAGGATTTTTGTTTGTTGCAAAATCTCACGGCTCACATTCAAGGGCAAATCCTCGCTATCGATGATCCCACGCACAAAGCGCAAGTATTGGGGTAATAATTCTTTATCATTGTCGGTAATAAAAACCCGCTTGACATAGAGCTTCACCCCAGACTGGTAATCTACGCGGAATAAATCAAAGGGGGCTGTGGCGGGAATGTAAAAGAGAGTGGAGTATTCTAAACTGCCCTCAACTTTGGTGTGAATCCACTTCAAGGGCGCGCTATTATCATGGGCAAAGCTCTTATAAAACTCTTCATAATCCTCATCTTTGAGCTCTTTTTTATTGACGCGCCAAATGGCTTTCGCGCTGTTAATTTGGCTGTGTTTTTCTTCTGTAACTTCTTTTTGCGCCTCGCCCTCGCCCTCTGTTTTGCTCTCTGTGTAATTTAAAAAGATGGGAAAAGGGATATGCTCAGAGTATTTTTTTACAATATTCTCAATCTCCCAGCGGCTAGCAAAACGGCTCTCCTCCTCTTTGAGATACACAGTGATCTCTGTGCCAAAGTTTTCCTTAACACAGGGACTAATTTCATAAGAGCCCTTGCCATCGCTCACCCACGCAAAAGCCTGATCGCTCAAGGCTTTCTTGCTCTGCACCACCACCTGATGCGCAACCATAAAACTAGAATAAAACCCCACCCCAAATTGTCCAATCAAGCTGCTATCTTTTTTCTGATCCCCGCTTAAGCTAGAGAGAAAACTCTTTGTGCCAGATTTAGCAATCGTGCCCAAATTTGAGATCAATTCTTCTTCTGACATACCAATGCCATTATCGCGAATGGTAATACTCTTGGCCTTTTCATCAAAACTCAAATTAATTTGAGGCACAAAATCCAAATGTTTATATTGCTCATCACTCAAGACAAGAAAATTCAGTTTGTCTAGCGCGTCTGAAGCATTAGAGATCAACTCGCGTAAAAAAATTTCTTTATTGGAATAAAGAGAGTGAATCATCAGATCTAAAAGTTGATTAATTTCTGTCTGAAAGGCGTGTTTTTGGCCCATAAAAACTCCAAAATTAAGATATAAGCCCAAGATTATAACACAAAAAGCCATTTTAAGACACTCAATAGAATATGCTAAAATAGCTAGAAACAAAGGTTTTTTGTGTTTCAAGTGGAGTGGCAAAAAAAATTGTCTGCTTTGTTGGAAAAATCAGCCTGCCTGCATTTAGGCGTTTTATTTAGTGGCAATGGCTCTAACATGCAAAACCTTATTGAGGTTTTTAATGGGCAAAGCTTTTGGCATCCTGCGAGCCAGCAACATATCGTTTTAAAAGTTAAAATATGCGTGAGTAGTCGCCCTAAGGCTTATGGTATCACTCGTTGCGCTCAATTAAAAATGCCCTGTGTGGTGTGCCAAGAGGAAGAGAGCTTAATCCAAGCCCTGCGAGGTTGCGATCTCATCTTGCTAGCAGGTTATATGAAAATTTTGAGCGCGCGCTTTGTGCAGAGTTTCCCCACTATCAATATCCACCCCTCTTTTTTACCCCACCACAAGGGCAAGGATGCGATTTTAAAGAGCTTTGAGAGCCAAGAGGGCATGGGAGTGAGTGTGCACTGGGTGGACGCACAAGTTGATCACGGACCTCTTATTCTCCAAGAAACCCTGCAAAGACTGCCTGAGGATTCTTTAGAAGATTTTACTCAAAGAGTGCACGCCCTAGAGCAACGCCTCTATCCTCAAGCGCTTTTGCAGGCGTTAGGGCTTGAAGCTTGAGCGATTTTTTAATTCTAGCGACCATTGCCCCGCTCGTGGTACTTGCCCCCTATGTGAGTAATTTGATTAAAATGCCCGTGGCGGTGCTAGAAATTCTCTTTGGTGTGTTGGGGGCGTATGTGGGCTTATTTGCCCCCAACCATAGTTTTGATTTGATGGCTGAAGTGGGGTTTTTGTTTTTGATGTTTTTATGCGGCATGGAAGTGGACTTATACATGCTCAAACAGCTCAATAAGGTTTTACTAAAGCGCATTTTGATCTATTTTGGCGTTCTCTACACCCTCTCATCTGCGATCACTCTTGGTTTCAAACTCCCCGCTCTCTATATCATCATCTTACCCATTGTGAGCTTGGGGATGATCATGACTTTGGTGCGCGATTATGGAAAAGAGGTCCCTTGGCTAGATTTAGTGCTCAAAGTGGGGGTGTTTGGGGAACTCACCAGTATTATTTTATTAGTCATTGTGGATGGGATTTATTTACATGGACTGAGCCTAGAGCTGAGCAAGACTTTAGGCATTCTTTTGGCTTTCATGGTTGCCATTAGCGCTTTGGTGCAAATCTTTAAAATTCTTTTTTGGTGGTTTCCCCGCTTAAAACTTTTTATCATGCCCCCTAATAACCAAGCCAATCAAGACATTCGCTTCACTATTATGATGTTCTTTGGTTTGGTAGTTATTGTAGGCTGGCTCAAACTAGAATTAGTGCTAGGGGCTTTTTTAGCCGGCACCATTGTCTCTACCTTTTTCCCCCATAAACATGAGCTTTTTAACAAGCTTAATGATGTGGGTTTTGGATTCTTTGTGCCGCTTTTTTTTGTGCATGTGGGCTCGACTCTCAATCTTAAAATCATTATTGCCAATCCTACGCTCATCTCTCATGCCTGCGCTATCATGTGCGCCATGCTTGTCTTGCATATGAGCGCAAGTTTCACGCTTTTTAGAGATTATTTTAATCCCAAAAACACCGCGCTTTTTGCCCTGAGCGCGTCTATGCCTCTAACTTTTCTGATCACAGCGGCTAGTGTGGGCTTAAGCGTAGGGGCGATTGATCAGAACACTTACTATTCTCTTGTGATGGCCGCCATTTTTGAGGGCATACTTTTTACCAGTGCCATTAAATTTTTTAACCGCTCTAAAGTGGCTAAAATGTCAGCTTAAGTGCATAAAATCCAAAGGAAGTCAAATCTCAAAATCTATGCCTTAAGCGATTTGGTTGTTTTTGAGGATTATCATGCCTATTGTAGAGAAAAATAAAGGAGTTTTCATGTGGTGTTTAGGGATTGAAAATAAAGACAGCGGGTCTTTGGATGTATTGGAGGGTATTTTGTGCCGTTATGGGTTTTCTAAATTAGTCGGAGGCGTGTATGTTCTGCACCCTCTTTATACAAACCCATTGGTCCAAATTTGCACATGTGTCCAAGAGATTAAATCTAGCATTGAAAACTCTAAACTTGAAATCAAGACTTTTAAAATCAGCGAATTAAATGATTGGGGAAGTTGCTCCACAGCGACCAAAAGTATTACAAAGCCTAAGACAGCTTACATTCCCCCCAAAAGCACTTACGATCACATCGGAGAAAAGAGTATCGCGCTCTCAGAGACCATTTTTAAAGATCATGATCCCAAAGACTTAGAAGAATCTTATTTCCTCTACACTGACGCGGGTATTAAAGAGGATGAGGTGATGTGTGGGTTTTGTCTTTATGGCTTTAAAGAGGGGCGTTTTGAAGAGATCAACCGCTATAAATGCCCCTTGCATTCGAGCTTGAATGAGAGTTTTAAGGCTGAGAAACAAGCCATTGTTACTAGCATGAAACACCTACACGCCATGCTCAAAACCCATAAACTAGACCCTAGCTACAAGCTTTTTGTCATCGGGGACAACCAAGCTGTGATCAACAACTACCGCCTCAAAACAGAGGGGTTTGTGCTAGAGAGCGACTTTGCTAATATGGAATATAAATGGTGTCGGCGCAACGAAGACGCTTGTAATAAGGTCGTCGATGCGATTGTCAATCTCAGAGGGTAGCGCGCTTATTTGCACGCCTTTTCATAGCCCATAGAGCAAGCAATCTGC
This portion of the Helicobacter felis ATCC 49179 genome encodes:
- the pyrC gene encoding dihydroorotase — translated: MITLHNPLDMHLHLREGDLLKQVLPFSAKCFSGAVVMPNLTTPITNTTLALEYAQEIQGLSHNFTPFVALYLQESLSENELKKAHAHGLFLLKLYPKNATTNSSSGVANILSPSMLKILSIAEELGFILCVHAESGGFVLEREVEFHPILHTLAKRFPRLTIILEHMSDARSRALLDTYPNLYATLTLQHISYSLDDLVGGALNPHLFCKPLLKTPHDQATLLDLALKAHPKVCFGSDSAPHSIENKHACACAAGVFSAPILLEALTTLFDAHHALDKLQAFISDNALRIYNLPKRVTLPQKSITLSKIPTSAPQIPELLVPHFPLKWRVDA
- the htpG gene encoding molecular chaperone HtpG, whose protein sequence is MGQKHAFQTEINQLLDLMIHSLYSNKEIFLRELISNASDALDKLNFLVLSDEQYKHLDFVPQINLSFDEKAKSITIRDNGIGMSEEELISNLGTIAKSGTKSFLSSLSGDQKKDSSLIGQFGVGFYSSFMVAHQVVVQSKKALSDQAFAWVSDGKGSYEISPCVKENFGTEITVYLKEEESRFASRWEIENIVKKYSEHIPFPIFLNYTESKTEGEGEAQKEVTEEKHSQINSAKAIWRVNKKELKDEDYEEFYKSFAHDNSAPLKWIHTKVEGSLEYSTLFYIPATAPFDLFRVDYQSGVKLYVKRVFITDNDKELLPQYLRFVRGIIDSEDLPLNVSREILQQTKILATIKSASTKKILGEIATLAQDTPTYKKFYEQFGKVLKEGLHSDFENKDKILDLLRFATSKGEDFSSLKEYKERMPETQKSIYYMIGENLDLLKAAPLLEKYAQKGLEVLLMGDEVDSFVIPGVNEYDKTPLKDARAAETLKELELEEVSEAEKQEFNPVVVAFKEALKDEIKDVALSKDLNSVVALVGDAQNAMMENLMRQMGQEVAPKPKTLELNINHTIVQKLKNIEDKSILSDVAHLLFESACLLESGALKNAKDFNQRLHNTIARAL
- a CDS encoding exo-alpha-sialidase, with the protein product MRSAFLALFLICLFALPGFAHPLDLFKKQPIPPPPVQSVHSANLGALPSGHLLVVYFGGSEEGLPDVCIYGNLYDPKTKVWSPAFKLLSPTQLSTLSKSYIETLGNPVLAILDHKVYLFVVGVSLGGWATSRIYTLQADLPSLLTQKPHLHFISTLSLSPLLNISHLVRNAPLPTEDGGFILPIYHELATKFPLLLKFDSKARLQRVIKPNHLTSQLQPTLVPYQQCALMAFRSSKDTHLYTQTCKDLLHWNPPIPSNLHNYDDALALFNANHETYLVYNAPLPNASSSRSSLRLARFAPTSKRSSYFDPLAILDQSLEGEVSYPSVLVLQDTIHLVYTRHRRTIMHLTLNQALLKAL
- a CDS encoding SAM-dependent methyltransferase; this translates as MSRPFSDLMHAWLYGDGGYYKKARIGTQGDFYTSVSASKFFGGTLAFYLLGLLEKGLLTLPLSVVEMGAHGGELLGDVLSFLRALSQGVLEQVEFVSVEPLEELRTLQQKRLAQMGSNLRCVASPLDLNIPPTQSVFIYNNELWDSFPCELVRPGAQLFVDAHFKPFWHEASYTQEGCMPHWEACISALLNALEKTKAWVLVSFDYGQYGARDAIDLRGYFQHRVFDFEEILSNLNELYQKIDLTYDVDFQRLESLINQQGAHTLFYGTQSLALVRMGLPQLLELFGAHMPFSTYQKEAFKARALLDPSALGERFKALISASFTTT
- a CDS encoding TonB family protein, which encodes MSNRALALDRELINRRSTRNFYISLLISCLLHLLIWLLVDYGHKLFQKPKLVKLNPSNLLVLKRGRSLDPTKHTQGALKPSRAAPLTNPNSSPERRVVRRERHRSRPHHHRERHQIERPRPEPVERHVERPRPEPKPIPTPHHQEVAQDGHKALKKVEQAPHKPNPPAPAPQVPKPEPKPAPHTPAPVASKPKHRPLSTAKPAQDDFNPNNLSFLPSEQTPPPVPQQNARATRSYEHDKGLDSQTRKDIDDLYGEEFGDLGTAEKDFIKSNLSEIGRITQKYLEYPSAAGYLGQDGIDAVEFYLHPNGDITGLKIIMPSGYKLLDDNTIKTITIAYKDYPRPTTTTLIRIRVRYFIYR
- a CDS encoding formyltransferase family protein; the protein is MFQVEWQKKLSALLEKSACLHLGVLFSGNGSNMQNLIEVFNGQSFWHPASQQHIVLKVKICVSSRPKAYGITRCAQLKMPCVVCQEEESLIQALRGCDLILLAGYMKILSARFVQSFPTINIHPSFLPHHKGKDAILKSFESQEGMGVSVHWVDAQVDHGPLILQETLQRLPEDSLEDFTQRVHALEQRLYPQALLQALGLEA
- a CDS encoding CpaF/VirB11 family protein yields the protein MLATHRVLQAQIEVFKPYLERGISELLSNQEKEIWLYYLDGRRACVHDEVLDKAFLLRFCEQLATYYRLHFDDAHPTLHASLPATRCRVSVSHFSITTNNQIALNIRVPSAQIFPLEAFKMPCGYTHQDLKEMVQSGQNILISGGTASGKTSLLNALLACIPEQTRVVSVEDSQELHLDRFKNAVGLLVSKNEENLSYTDALNMAVRMRPDRLMVGEIDTRNTLLFLRFGNTGHRGMLTTLHANSVEDVLEAIALNLEMGARSSLPFEVVERFFKSAINILIHVHRENNTHAIQTIIKS
- the kdsB gene encoding 3-deoxy-manno-octulosonate cytidylyltransferase, giving the protein MILIPARLASTRFPRKLLADTGGLPMVVRTARNAQAVDEVVVACAEQELVNLCTDFGLKAVLTDPNHPSGTDRCAQACQILKLPLHTPVLNLQADEPFLEPEIIALLLDEAQSTEFIHTCIKVISEEEARSNAVVKVVLGKKHALYFSRSIIPCDRDQIGRTLYGHIGIYGFQAATLLEFCALPKSPLEEIEKLEQLRALYHHKPIGTSLVETSSIGIDTPEDLALALKRC
- a CDS encoding cation:proton antiporter, which translates into the protein MSDFLILATIAPLVVLAPYVSNLIKMPVAVLEILFGVLGAYVGLFAPNHSFDLMAEVGFLFLMFLCGMEVDLYMLKQLNKVLLKRILIYFGVLYTLSSAITLGFKLPALYIIILPIVSLGMIMTLVRDYGKEVPWLDLVLKVGVFGELTSIILLVIVDGIYLHGLSLELSKTLGILLAFMVAISALVQIFKILFWWFPRLKLFIMPPNNQANQDIRFTIMMFFGLVVIVGWLKLELVLGAFLAGTIVSTFFPHKHELFNKLNDVGFGFFVPLFFVHVGSTLNLKIIIANPTLISHACAIMCAMLVLHMSASFTLFRDYFNPKNTALFALSASMPLTFLITAASVGLSVGAIDQNTYYSLVMAAIFEGILFTSAIKFFNRSKVAKMSA